The following DNA comes from Oculatellaceae cyanobacterium.
GTGTTATATAATAGCCGAGACGTGAATTATATTCTTGTGTCCTTAGTTCTAGACCTTGAGATTTTAGTTCCTCATTAAGCCATCCTTCAAATTTTGTTTTAAATATATCTGTAATTTTTTGTTTTAATGTACCAGCTTTTAGCCCCTTGTCAGAAAGCAACAAGGCATCTTCATCTCCACAATTTTCTAGTAAAAAGTTGTCTTCCATACTAATTTATAACTTGTAGCTTTTTTGTACAACTTAATTTTGACATAAACAAACTTCTTGAGCTACATTTTAATAATTATCTATTGAATATTTCTTGACTTCAGGAGAAAGGCGGATTCGAGGCGTTTTACTCATTGGTTGTGTTCCTAAGTTTGTTCATTAATCATACGGCGGAGATCATCGAGCGGTGATTCAGGTTCGCTAATTTCTTGATTATCTAATTTATCTTCATCCTCTTCCATATAGAATTCAACACTAACTTTTATTCGGACTTTGCCTTTTTTCCAGCTTGGATAACCGAGTTTAAGGATTTCACAATTAATTCCTTCACCAAACCATCTTTTATAATCATCAGGCTTACCGCTAGGCATGACTATCTGATTATCTATTTGTACTCCTTGAGAATTTAATCCATCACTGAGTGTTCTTCCCATTGAAGATCCAAAAGCTCTTCTTACTGCTGTTGTAAACCTCCTGACTTTGAATGTTGCATCTCCAAAAGACAAAACATCATCATCGTTACAGTCAATTACATCAAATTTATTACTCATACCAATATCTAGTCCGTAAGATTATTGTCATAATTATATTGACATATTTAATATACTTTCTAAGTTAATGAATAACAACCGTTTATATCACATTGGATTTGGACAATTAGATCTCGGAGATCAACCTCCAATTATGGCATTACTATCTGGAGATCCAGACCGCGCCCATTATATTGCCAAAAATTATTTACAAAACGTTCATACCTTATCAGAAAATCGGGGCTTAAATAGTTATCTCGGCAAATTACCTAACGGCAAAACAATATTATCAGCTACTAGCGGCATGGGTGCGCCATCACTTAGTATTGTTGTTAACGAATTAGTACAAGTAGGAATTAAACAAATTATTAGAATTGGTACTTGTGGAGCTATTCAAGATTATATACCAGTAGGAAGTATTGTAATTAGTCGCGCTTCTTTATGTCGTCAAGGTGCAGCAAATGATATTGCACCGATAGAATATCCCGCAGCAGCAGATCCTTTTTTAACAGTAGCTTTAGTTAAAGCTGCACAAAAATTAGGAATTGAGCATTACTTAGGAATTACAGCATCGGTAGATACATTTTATGAAGGGCAAGAACGCACTGATTCAGCTAATCCTAAATTATTACGTTGGTTGCAGGGTATTACAGCAGAATATCGGCAAATAAATGTGCTGAATTATGAAATGGAATCTGGCACTTTATTTAAAATGGCAGGAGTTTATAATTTTGCGGCAGCTTGTGTTTGTGGTGTACTTGCACAACGTACAACGGATGAAAATGTTGTGTTAGATCACAAAGATATTGCTGTTGAGAATGCTATTAAAGTAGCAGTGGAGGCTATTGAATTTATTTAATTATCTTTCCCCTTTACCAACAGGGAATAAAAAAGGTAATTTTTAAATTTTTGCAACCAGCCTAATTTAAAATTATCTTTGCTATAAACATCACAACGCGCTGCTAATGAATTCTCTGTCTATTAATCCCCATGATTGGCTCAACATAACAATTAGACTAACTGTAGCTTTAATCGCTGGGGGCGTTGTGGGTTGGAATCGCCAACTAAACGGTAAAGCGGCTGGATTGAGAACTCATATGCTAGTTAGCTTAGGTGCGGCGTTATTTGCTTTGGTTCCCTTAATAGCGAGTAACTCTACATCGGTTGATAGCCTTAGTCGTGCGATTCAAGGAGTTGCAACAGGTGTAGGATTTTTAGGCGCAGGAGAAATTTTACACAATTCCACTCTAGAGACTGGTAAGCCAAAAGTGCGGGGGTTAACCTCAGCAGCAGGAATTTGGGTGACAGCAGCGTTAGGATTAATTGCAGGTTGTGGTTTATGGGAACTTGGCATAATTGGTACTTTAATGACGCTGTTTACTCTTAGTGTTGCTAAGAAAATAGAAAATGTTGCTTTTAAAAATAGAGATAAAAATGAAATTTAACTTACATTCTTTAGGGTGGGTTTAATTAAGATATTTTTAGGATACATAGATGTAGGTCAACCCGCCCCTACAGTACAATTTATTGATCGCTTTCTTGGTTAATCATCCGCCGCAAATCATCAAGGGGTGATTCTGATTGGTTAGTTTCTGGTTGATTATTTGTAGGCGTTTCTATAACTTCTGTTTCATCAGGGCAAAATTCTACATTCATTCTGATCCTAATTTTGCCTTTTTGCCAGCCATTAGCACCAAACTTCAAAGCTTGTACTTCTACCCCCTCAGAATCATCAAGAAATAAGTTGTCTTTTATAGTGTCATTAATATTAATCTTGTGAATGATTTTCCATATTAACTGGTCATTTTTAAGAGTGCATTCATTCAAATAGTTAGAATTCATACTTAACTCTCTACCAAGATGTTCCCACTCAAAGCATACTGTTTCATCTTTAGCGAGGGGCTCAAATTTATTTTCCATATTAAATAACTCCTAAATTAGCTGATTAATTTTACCAACTTTACCACATCAGCTCGCAGGCTGAAGCCTGGAGAACCAGACAAACTAAGCCCGCCTGCGCGGGCTAATCTTTATGAAGCCTGAGTCGTCAGGCTTTGTCTGTATAGCTGCACCCTTGAGGGTATCAGTTATACTCTACAGATACACTTTACTATCTGGATCTGTAATCACAATAGCTTCTAAAACTGCATCAGATTGAGGAATATCCGGCAAAACATGATCATACAATTGCATTGCTTGTAAACAATTATTAATCCCCTCAACAGCTTGATTAAAAGCTGCTATTTTTTGTTCGACTTCACTTAATGATCGCTGATTACGAGCAAGTTTTTCTTCAGCTTCTTGCTCTAATGTTTGCTCTAAATAAGCCCGTGCCTGATTATATTGTTGCAAAATTTCATCTGCTTGATGCTCTGCCATTGGTAACAGATTAGTTTTGAGAGTTTGGTTAATGGTTTGGCGGAAGTTACGTTTAATTGTTTGGAAAACTTTTGGCTCAAAATCTAACTTCAACAACTGCCTAATTGCAGGTTGTGCTTCAATCATGCTTTCAATGTCATAACTTTGGGATGTTTGCTGTAATGTTTGGCGAAATTGATAGATAGAAAATGTGCCTTCGTCATAAAAACGGGGGCTTTCTCGCACAAAGCGATCGCACTCAATCCTCGCTGCACTTACCAAAGCATCAGAAACAGCTTTTTCTACCTGTTTTAACTGTTGTTCAATTCCGCCATCATTCCCTAACAAACGGTACAATTTCCGGTAAAATTCTGCTTTACGGCAACGTTCAACAATACCTTGAAAAAGCCGATTAATTACTTCTAGACAAGACTCTACTAAGATATCTTCTAGTTCATTTGCTAAGTAATAAAGTGCTTCCACCAAAACAGCAATTAAAGGTGCAGTAGCATTGCGGGGATGATTCATAGTTGCACGACTATAAGCAGCTTCTACAGAAAAAGTATCTAGCAACTCATCTAAACGGCGAATCATCCGCGATTGTAGTACGCGAAAATCTGTTTCAAAAGCATCAGAACAATTTGTTACTAACTGGTTAACTTCTTCAGCAATATGTTTGCTAAATTCTTGCCCAACTTGTTGTAATTCCTGGTTTAATTTTTCTACTTCCCGCGCTTTCATTGCTTCAATTTCGCGGGGTTGACTGTCTAAATCTCGCTCAACCGCTTGATAATGCTTACGCAAGCTAATACATATTGGTTGTAAGTCATCAGCTAAATTAGTAAACAATTCTCGCCGCTTATCTTCTTGCAAATAACGGGTAATTGCTGTGTGGAATTCCTCAATCCCACTATCTTTAATTAGCTGTTGGATTAAAGGTGTTCCTTGTTCAGCTAAAATCCGCACATAATTTTGATTAGGCGTTTCATAGTTATGCACTGAAATTTGAAACTGACTAGGAGATAACTTGCCAGAATTTGCACAATAGCGATTAAATTCATAGACAAATTGGGGAGTATCTTCACTAATACCAGTACTTTTGACACTCTCAGCAAAGATGGTATCTAAACCAAAGCGATCGCGCCCACTTGTACTTTTTAGCTGACTACCATAAAATCCTAATAATCCACTGGTTTTATAAACCTTTAACGTATCTCGAAACTGCGAACTAATTAAATCCTCTAAGCGTTGGCGCAGTTGCACATTATACCAAGTTTCATCAATACGGTTAAAAATATAAAATACGCGATCGCGGATTCCTGGGTTACTCCGCATCTTTTCTAATAATTCCGTTTCTTCCGTCGTCATATCTCCAGCAGATGCAGGTTTGAGAACACACACCACCGCAGATGTTTCGGGATCTTCAATTTTGCGATAAGTTAATTCTGCATCCTTCTTAACAGGTGCATCAATCCCAGGCATATCAATTAGCACATTGCCATCTTCCAATAAAGGATGATTGCAATTATATTCTAAGCGTTTAAGAACTGCGCTATTACTACCACGCCGCGCATAAGTAGCAGCTTCCTTCAAATTAGAGAAGTTAAACTGCTCCATAGAATAGGTAGCATTATTAACAGTGTGAATGCGATCGCGATTTCCGACAAACCCTTCTAACAATAAATCTAATGCTTTTGCTTGCTTCGCTCGATCTGACTTACTCTCACCACCCTCTTTTGTAATAATTCCTTGGCATTCTTGGCGTATACGGTTAACAACTTCAGAATTATTAACATTAATTGCTGTCGGCAACCCCAGCTTTTCACACAACGCAATTATTTGACTCTGAATCTCAGCTTCACTCAAAAAAGTCAAAACAACTTTTTCTTCATCGGGTTTTGCATAAGCAATGTAACACTCAGTACCCGTCGCGTGTCCTTCTGCGCTATAAAGCAACTCCCGTTCTAGTAGTGCATTTATTAACATAGATTTACCCGCACTAAACGCACCCGCAAACACAATTTCAAACGTCGGCGAAATAGCCTTTCTCAAAGACGCTTGCACAGAAGTAATGTCTTCAGTGCGTAAAGACGGTTCCTGATGAAGTAAATCTAGGAGAGTATCAACTTGCACTTGCAAGTCTTGGCACTGAGGTGGCATTTTAGTCATAGAGGCACTAATCTTTTAATAAATCGTCAATATCAACAACTATAGCTAGGATAAGTAAGCAATGGTTCCACCACTAGGCTTTGATAATTGGGAACAAGTCTATCAAAATCAAAATATAGAATCTATGCCCTGGTTTAACCCAGATTTGGATTTAGATCTCCAGCAGGCATTATCCCAGCTAAACATTAATTCAGGCACTATATTAGATCTTGGCACAGGGCCAGGTACACAAGCGATCGCATTAGCAGAACGCGGTTTTCAAGTCACTGCTACTGACCTTTCTGAAACCGCAATTCACCAAGCTGAACAAATAGCTAAACCAAAAAATTTGAATATTTCTTGGCAGCAGGATGACATCATTAATAGCAAATTAAATCAAACATTTGATTTTGACTTTGATCGTGGCTGCTTCCATGTACTTCCACCAGAACAACGGCAAGATTATGTTAAAATAGTACATAAATTACTTAACGATCAAGGTTACTTATTTATTAAATGTTTTAGCCATTTACAACCAGGAGAGCAAGGGCCTCATAAATTTACACCAGAACAAATTAATGAGATTTTTAGCAACCACTTTCAAATCCTGAGTATCAAGCAAACTGTATATCAAGGGCCATTAAATCTTCTACCTAAAGCTTTGTTTTGCATACTGCAAAAATCGTCATCTGTTTAACAAATTTTAGGCTAACTTACAAGAATAGCAGTCAGTCTGAAAAATATTAATTTTGGTGCAAACTATACCCACTATAAAACAATCATGAATTATAAATTTTGAAGTCATGACTTTTTATCAATAATCACATTGAGAAAGCAATGCTTAAATGGCGATTAGACAATTTAGTAAAAAACTAATATGACAAATAATAAAACATCAATTATTCAACATTACCACGAACGTACAAAATATCATCCAGAAACAATTGCCAGCAAAAATAAAGGGCTAGACTGGGACAAACAACCAATACCTTTTAAAGAATACAAAATAGGTACATCTTTTGATCTCAAACCTTATCTTGTCAACAAACCAGAAACATTTTCCGATCCTACTGCTGCCAACTGGTGGGTACGTTTGTGTCGCTTGCTATTGTGCAGCTACGGATTAACGGCAAAAATTCCCACAATGGGAGAGCCAATGTATTTCAGGGCAGCACCTTCTGCGGGTGGATTATATCCCGCAGAAATTTATTTAATTTCTCGTGGTACAGCACTATTACCACCAGGATTGTATAACTACCAATCAAAGACTCATACACTAACTCATTTTTGGGCAAGTGATGTTTGGCAAGCTTTACAAGTAGCTTGTTTTCAACATCCAGCTTTAGAAAATACACAACTAGCAATTGTGACTACAGCTATTTTTTATCGTTCAGCATGGCGCTATCAAGATCGAGCCTATCGGCGGATTTTTCTAGATACAGGACATCTGCTAGGAAATATTGAATTAGCTGCCACCCTCAACAATTTTAGACCATACTTAGTTGGTGGCTTTGTAGATGAAGCCGTTAACGAATTACTTTATCTTGATTCCGAGCAAGAAGGGGCAATCAGTGTAATCCCCTTAGCAGATTTGCAAGATTTAAAAAAAATACCAGTAGCGCCAACTGCTTTACCCTCAGCGACTCAAACAGATTATCCTCAAATTCCCGATGGTGATTTATTGGGATATTGTCATAAAGCCACACAAATTGCTGAAAAACAATATCAAGATGTAAAAGATAAATTAGCAAACTTTTTTATTAATACAACAGAAACATCTATTGATGATAAATACAATTTTCCCTTCTGTTTAAAAGTTTCTACTGTCACCCCACCGATTAATTGGGCAGGGGAAACTTCAGGAGCATCTTTAGAAGCTCTAGAAAGCAGCATTCTCAAACGTCGTTCTACCCGCGCTTATAGTGGAGCAGAGTTAACTTTAAGCGAACTGCAAGCATTACTAGATTTTACTTACCA
Coding sequences within:
- a CDS encoding KGK domain-containing protein, translating into MSNKFDVIDCNDDDVLSFGDATFKVRRFTTAVRRAFGSSMGRTLSDGLNSQGVQIDNQIVMPSGKPDDYKRWFGEGINCEILKLGYPSWKKGKVRIKVSVEFYMEEDEDKLDNQEISEPESPLDDLRRMINEQT
- a CDS encoding nucleoside phosphorylase — encoded protein: MNNNRLYHIGFGQLDLGDQPPIMALLSGDPDRAHYIAKNYLQNVHTLSENRGLNSYLGKLPNGKTILSATSGMGAPSLSIVVNELVQVGIKQIIRIGTCGAIQDYIPVGSIVISRASLCRQGAANDIAPIEYPAAADPFLTVALVKAAQKLGIEHYLGITASVDTFYEGQERTDSANPKLLRWLQGITAEYRQINVLNYEMESGTLFKMAGVYNFAAACVCGVLAQRTTDENVVLDHKDIAVENAIKVAVEAIEFI
- a CDS encoding MgtC/SapB family protein, encoding MNSLSINPHDWLNITIRLTVALIAGGVVGWNRQLNGKAAGLRTHMLVSLGAALFALVPLIASNSTSVDSLSRAIQGVATGVGFLGAGEILHNSTLETGKPKVRGLTSAAGIWVTAALGLIAGCGLWELGIIGTLMTLFTLSVAKKIENVAFKNRDKNEI
- a CDS encoding KGK domain-containing protein, which produces MENKFEPLAKDETVCFEWEHLGRELSMNSNYLNECTLKNDQLIWKIIHKININDTIKDNLFLDDSEGVEVQALKFGANGWQKGKIRIRMNVEFCPDETEVIETPTNNQPETNQSESPLDDLRRMINQESDQ
- a CDS encoding dynamin family protein, translated to MTKMPPQCQDLQVQVDTLLDLLHQEPSLRTEDITSVQASLRKAISPTFEIVFAGAFSAGKSMLINALLERELLYSAEGHATGTECYIAYAKPDEEKVVLTFLSEAEIQSQIIALCEKLGLPTAINVNNSEVVNRIRQECQGIITKEGGESKSDRAKQAKALDLLLEGFVGNRDRIHTVNNATYSMEQFNFSNLKEAATYARRGSNSAVLKRLEYNCNHPLLEDGNVLIDMPGIDAPVKKDAELTYRKIEDPETSAVVCVLKPASAGDMTTEETELLEKMRSNPGIRDRVFYIFNRIDETWYNVQLRQRLEDLISSQFRDTLKVYKTSGLLGFYGSQLKSTSGRDRFGLDTIFAESVKSTGISEDTPQFVYEFNRYCANSGKLSPSQFQISVHNYETPNQNYVRILAEQGTPLIQQLIKDSGIEEFHTAITRYLQEDKRRELFTNLADDLQPICISLRKHYQAVERDLDSQPREIEAMKAREVEKLNQELQQVGQEFSKHIAEEVNQLVTNCSDAFETDFRVLQSRMIRRLDELLDTFSVEAAYSRATMNHPRNATAPLIAVLVEALYYLANELEDILVESCLEVINRLFQGIVERCRKAEFYRKLYRLLGNDGGIEQQLKQVEKAVSDALVSAARIECDRFVRESPRFYDEGTFSIYQFRQTLQQTSQSYDIESMIEAQPAIRQLLKLDFEPKVFQTIKRNFRQTINQTLKTNLLPMAEHQADEILQQYNQARAYLEQTLEQEAEEKLARNQRSLSEVEQKIAAFNQAVEGINNCLQAMQLYDHVLPDIPQSDAVLEAIVITDPDSKVYL
- a CDS encoding methyltransferase domain-containing protein; the encoded protein is MVPPLGFDNWEQVYQNQNIESMPWFNPDLDLDLQQALSQLNINSGTILDLGTGPGTQAIALAERGFQVTATDLSETAIHQAEQIAKPKNLNISWQQDDIINSKLNQTFDFDFDRGCFHVLPPEQRQDYVKIVHKLLNDQGYLFIKCFSHLQPGEQGPHKFTPEQINEIFSNHFQILSIKQTVYQGPLNLLPKALFCILQKSSSV
- a CDS encoding SagB/ThcOx family dehydrogenase — translated: MTNNKTSIIQHYHERTKYHPETIASKNKGLDWDKQPIPFKEYKIGTSFDLKPYLVNKPETFSDPTAANWWVRLCRLLLCSYGLTAKIPTMGEPMYFRAAPSAGGLYPAEIYLISRGTALLPPGLYNYQSKTHTLTHFWASDVWQALQVACFQHPALENTQLAIVTTAIFYRSAWRYQDRAYRRIFLDTGHLLGNIELAATLNNFRPYLVGGFVDEAVNELLYLDSEQEGAISVIPLADLQDLKKIPVAPTALPSATQTDYPQIPDGDLLGYCHKATQIAEKQYQDVKDKLANFFINTTETSIDDKYNFPFCLKVSTVTPPINWAGETSGASLEALESSILKRRSTRAYSGAELTLSELQALLDFTYQPQNYTKQGLDGSPDYFDLSLIETFIAVSGVHGLEDGCYYYAPKAQELRQIRFKNFRRELHYLCLGQDLGRDAAAVLFHTADLNKAVQKYGDRVYRYLHMDAGHLGQRLNLAAIRLELGVSGIAGFFDDQVNEVLGIPTDEAVIYITTLGRPKTINN